One region of Sus scrofa isolate TJ Tabasco breed Duroc chromosome 3, Sscrofa11.1, whole genome shotgun sequence genomic DNA includes:
- the RHBDF1 gene encoding inactive rhomboid protein 1 isoform X4: MSEARRDSTSSLQRKKPPWLKLDIPAVGSPVAAAVAAAEEPSFPQGGPGQQGLWVQPAPAPPRDPVAQPLRRQAFLRSVSMPAEPARVPSPHHELRRPGLHRQMSITQTIRSRQVRFGRVHTLPLLGPPAARRALTQRLSLSRSLLRGTADWFGVSKDSDSTQKWQRKSIRHCSQRYGKLKPQVIRELDLPSQDNVSLTSTETPPPLYVGPCQLGMQKIIDPLARGRAFRMADDAADGLSAPHTPVTPGAASLCSFSSSRSGFSRLPRRRKRESVAKMSFRAAAALVKGRSVRDGTLRRVQRRSFTPASFLEEDTADFPDELDTSFFAREGVLHEELSTYPDEVFESPSEAALKDWERAPEQADLTGGALDRSELERSHLMLPLERGWRKQKEGGAGAGQPKVRLRQEVVSAAGQRRGQRIAMPVRKFFAREKRPYGLGMVGRLTNRTYRKRIDSYVKRQIEDMDDHRPFFTYWLTFVHSLVTILAVCIYGVAPVGFSQHETMDSVLRNRGVYENVKYVQQENFWIGPSSEALIHLGAKFSPCMRQDPQVHSFIHAAREREKHSACCVRNDRSGCVQTSEEECSSTLAVWVKWPLHPSAPDFAGHKRQFGSVCHQDPRVCDEPSSEDPHEWPDDITKWPICTKSSAGNHTNHPHMDCVITGRPCCIGTKGRCEITSREYCDFMRGYFHEEATLCSQVHCMDDVCGLLPFLNPEVPDQFYRLWLSLFLHAGILHCLVSVCFQMTVLRDLEKLAGWHRIAIIYLLSGVTGNLASAIFLPYRAEVGPAGSQFGILACLFVELFQSWQILARPWRAFFKLLAVVLFLFAFGLLPWIDNFAHISGFVSGLFLSFAFLPYISFGKFDLYRKRCQIIVFQVVFLGLLAGLVVLFYVHPVRCEWCEFLTCIPFTDKFCEKYELDAQLH; encoded by the exons ATGAGTGAGGCCCGCAGGGACAGCACCAGCAGCCTGCAGCGCAAGAAGCCCCCGTGGCTAAAGCTGGACATTCCAGCTGTGGGGTCCCcggtggcggcggcggtggcaGCAGCAGAGGAACCCAGTTTCCCGCAGGGAGGCCCTGGCCAGCAGGGGCTGTGGGTCCAGcccgccccggcccctccccGGGACCCCGTGGCCCAGCCCCTGCGACGCCAGGCCTTCCTGCGCAGCGTGAGTATGCCCGCTGAGCCGGCCCGCGTGCCCTCGCCCCACCATGAGCTGCGGCGGCCGGGGCTGCACCGCCAGATGTCCATCACCCAGACCATCCGCAG CCGGCAGGTGCGCTTCGGGCGTGTCCACACTCTGCCCCTCTTGGGTCCCCCTGCTGCCCGCAGGGCCCTCACGCAGCGCCTGTCTCTCTCTCGGTCCCTGCTCAG GGGCACCGCTGACTGGTTCGGAGTGAGCAAGGACAGTGACAGCACCCAGAAGTGGCAGCGCAAGAGCATCCGTCACTGCAGCCAGCGCTACGGGAAGCTGAAGCCCCAGGTCATCCGGGAGCTGGACTTGCCCAGCCAGGACAATGTGTCGCTGACCAGCACCGAGACGCCCCCTCCTCTGTATGTGGGGCCGTGCCAGCTGGGCATGCAGAAG ATCATAGACCCCCTGGCCCGGGGCCGGGCCTTCCGCATGGCGGATGACGCCGCCGACGGCCTGAGTGCCCCGCACACTCCCGTCACTCCGGGCgctgcctccctctgctccttctccAGCTCCCGCTCGGGTTTCAGCCGGCTCCCACGGCGGCGCAAGCGTGAGTCAGTGGCCAAGATGAGCTTCCGGGCGGCTGCTGCGCTGGTGAAG GGCCGCTCCGTTAGGGATGGCACGTTGCGCCGGGTGCAGCGCCGAAGCTTCACCCCTgccagcttcctggaggaggacaCGGCTGACTTTCCCGACGAGCTGGACACGTCCTTCTTTGCCCGG GAAGGTGTCCTCCACGAGGAGCTGTCCACGTACCCAGACGAGGTGTTCGAGTCCCCGTCAGAGGCGGCGCTCAAGGACTGGGAGAGGGCCCCGGAGCAGGCGGACCTCACGGGCGGGGCCCTGGACCGCAGCGAGCTGGAGCGCAGCCACCTGATGCT GCCCCTGGAACGTGGCTGGCGCAAGCAGAAGGAGGGCGGCGCAGGGGCCGGGCAGCCCAAGGTGCGGCTGCGGCAGGAGGTGGTGAGCGCGGCCGGGCAGCGGCGGGGCCAGCGCATTGCGATGCCCGTGCGCAAGTTCTTCGCCAGGGAGAAGCGGCCCTACGGTCTGGGCATGGTGGGCCGGCTCACCAACCGCACTTACCGCAAGCGAATCGACAGCTACGTCAAACGCCAGATCGAGGACATGGACGACCACAG GCCCTTCTTCACCTACTGGCTCACCTTCGTGCACTCGCTCGTCACCATTCTAGCCGTGTGCATCTACGGCGTGGCGCCCGTAGGCTTCTCACAGCACGAGACCATGGACTCG GTGCTGCGGAACCGCGGGGTCTATGAGAACGTCAAGTACGTGCAGCAGGAGAACTTCTGGATCGGGCCCAGCTCG GAGGCGCTCATTCACCTGGGTGCCAAGTTCTCACCCTGCATGCGCCAGGACCCGCAGGTGCATAGTTTCATCCACGCTGCGCGCGAGCGCGAGAAGCATTCGGCCTGCTGCGTGCGCAACGACCGGTCTGGCTGCGTGCAGACCTCAGAGGAGGAGTGCTCG TCCACGCTGGCAGTGTGGGTGAAGTGGCCCCTCCATCCCAGCGCCCCAGACTTTGCCGGCCACAAGAGGCAGTTCGGCTCTGTCTGCCACCAGGACCCCAG GGTATGCGATGAGCCTTCCTCTGAGGACCCCCACGAGTGGCCAGATGACATTACCAAGTGGCCG ATTTGCACCAAAAGCAGTGCTGGGAATCACACCAACCACCCCCACATGGACTGCGTCATCACGGGCCGGCCCTGCTGCATTGGCACCAAGGGCAG GTGTGAGATCACGTCCCGGGAGTACTGTGACTTCATGAGGGGCTACTTCCACGAGGAGGCCACGCTCTGCTCGCAG GTGCACTGCATGGACGACGTGTGTGGGCTCCTGCCCTTCCTCAACCCCGAGGTGCCCGACCAGTTCTACCGCCTCTGGCTGTCCCTCTTCTTGCACGCTGG gaTCCTGCACTGCCTGGTGTCTGTCTGCTTCCAGATGACTGTCCTGCGGGACCTGGAGAAGCTGGCAGGCTGGCACCGCATAGCCATCATCTACCTGCTGAGTGGCGTCACTGGTAATCTGGCCAGTGCCATTTTCCTGCCATACCGGGCAGAG GTGGGCCCAGCCGGCTCGCAGTTCGGCATCCTGGCCTGCCTCTTCGTGGAGCTTTTCCAGAGCTGGCAGATCCTGGCCCGGCCCTGGCGCGCTTTCTTCAAGCTGCTTGCCGTGGTGCTCTTCCTCTTCGCCTTCGGGCTGCTGCCCTGGATCGACAACTTCGCCCACATCTCGGGCTTTGTCAGtggcctcttcctctccttcgCCTTCCTGCCCTACATCAGCTTCGGCAAGTTCGACCTGTACCGCAAGCGCTGCCAGATCATCGTCTTCCAGGTGGTCTTCCTGGGCCTCCTGGCTGGCCTGGTGGTCCTCTTCTACGTCCACCCTGTCCGCTGTGAGTGGTGCGAGTTCCTCACCTGCATCCCCTTCACCGACAAGTTCTGTGAGAAGTACGAGCTGGACGCGCAGCTGCACTGA
- the RHBDF1 gene encoding inactive rhomboid protein 1 isoform X3 — MSEARRDSTSSLQRKKPPWLKLDIPAVGSPVAAAVAAAEEPSFPQGGPGQQGLWVQPAPAPPRDPVAQPLRRQAFLRSVSMPAEPARVPSPHHELRRPGLHRQMSITQTIRSRQVRFGRVHTLPLLGPPAARRALTQRLSLSRSLLRGTADWFGVSKDSDSTQKWQRKSIRHCSQRYGKLKPQVIRELDLPSQDNVSLTSTETPPPLYVGPCQLGMQKIIDPLARGRAFRMADDAADGLSAPHTPVTPGAASLCSFSSSRSGFSRLPRRRKRESVAKMSFRAAAALVKGRSVRDGTLRRVQRRSFTPASFLEEDTADFPDELDTSFFAREGVLHEELSTYPDEVFESPSEAALKDWERAPEQADLTGGALDRSELERSHLMLPLERGWRKQKEGGAGAGQPKVRLRQEVVSAAGQRRGQRIAMPVRKFFAREKRPYGLGMVGRLTNRTYRKRIDSYVKRQIEDMDDHRPFFTYWLTFVHSLVTILAVCIYGVAPVGFSQHETMDSVLRNRGVYENVKYVQQENFWIGPSSSTLAVWVKWPLHPSAPDFAGHKRQFGSVCHQDPRVCDEPSSEDPHEWPDDITKWPICTKSSAGNHTNHPHMDCVITGRPCCIGTKGRCEITSREYCDFMRGYFHEEATLCSQVHCMDDVCGLLPFLNPEVPDQFYRLWLSLFLHAGILHCLVSVCFQMTVLRDLEKLAGWHRIAIIYLLSGVTGNLASAIFLPYRAEVRPPRGGVPPVHLLQSSGPSGAQPRSRSLWLLCPDVPWGMGGGAGRPGSGSLAGGALPGPGSSRPPCAPRWAQPARSSASWPASSWSFSRAGRSWPGPGALSSSCLPWCSSSSPSGCCPGSTTSPTSRALSVASSSPSPSCPTSASASSTCTASAARSSSSRWSSWASWLAWWSSSTSTLSAVSGASSSPASPSPTSSVRSTSWTRSCTEPPGLRRRVGLAAACSAARLPHTDPVAEALVLLGTSRPGSHVPL; from the exons ATGAGTGAGGCCCGCAGGGACAGCACCAGCAGCCTGCAGCGCAAGAAGCCCCCGTGGCTAAAGCTGGACATTCCAGCTGTGGGGTCCCcggtggcggcggcggtggcaGCAGCAGAGGAACCCAGTTTCCCGCAGGGAGGCCCTGGCCAGCAGGGGCTGTGGGTCCAGcccgccccggcccctccccGGGACCCCGTGGCCCAGCCCCTGCGACGCCAGGCCTTCCTGCGCAGCGTGAGTATGCCCGCTGAGCCGGCCCGCGTGCCCTCGCCCCACCATGAGCTGCGGCGGCCGGGGCTGCACCGCCAGATGTCCATCACCCAGACCATCCGCAG CCGGCAGGTGCGCTTCGGGCGTGTCCACACTCTGCCCCTCTTGGGTCCCCCTGCTGCCCGCAGGGCCCTCACGCAGCGCCTGTCTCTCTCTCGGTCCCTGCTCAG GGGCACCGCTGACTGGTTCGGAGTGAGCAAGGACAGTGACAGCACCCAGAAGTGGCAGCGCAAGAGCATCCGTCACTGCAGCCAGCGCTACGGGAAGCTGAAGCCCCAGGTCATCCGGGAGCTGGACTTGCCCAGCCAGGACAATGTGTCGCTGACCAGCACCGAGACGCCCCCTCCTCTGTATGTGGGGCCGTGCCAGCTGGGCATGCAGAAG ATCATAGACCCCCTGGCCCGGGGCCGGGCCTTCCGCATGGCGGATGACGCCGCCGACGGCCTGAGTGCCCCGCACACTCCCGTCACTCCGGGCgctgcctccctctgctccttctccAGCTCCCGCTCGGGTTTCAGCCGGCTCCCACGGCGGCGCAAGCGTGAGTCAGTGGCCAAGATGAGCTTCCGGGCGGCTGCTGCGCTGGTGAAG GGCCGCTCCGTTAGGGATGGCACGTTGCGCCGGGTGCAGCGCCGAAGCTTCACCCCTgccagcttcctggaggaggacaCGGCTGACTTTCCCGACGAGCTGGACACGTCCTTCTTTGCCCGG GAAGGTGTCCTCCACGAGGAGCTGTCCACGTACCCAGACGAGGTGTTCGAGTCCCCGTCAGAGGCGGCGCTCAAGGACTGGGAGAGGGCCCCGGAGCAGGCGGACCTCACGGGCGGGGCCCTGGACCGCAGCGAGCTGGAGCGCAGCCACCTGATGCT GCCCCTGGAACGTGGCTGGCGCAAGCAGAAGGAGGGCGGCGCAGGGGCCGGGCAGCCCAAGGTGCGGCTGCGGCAGGAGGTGGTGAGCGCGGCCGGGCAGCGGCGGGGCCAGCGCATTGCGATGCCCGTGCGCAAGTTCTTCGCCAGGGAGAAGCGGCCCTACGGTCTGGGCATGGTGGGCCGGCTCACCAACCGCACTTACCGCAAGCGAATCGACAGCTACGTCAAACGCCAGATCGAGGACATGGACGACCACAG GCCCTTCTTCACCTACTGGCTCACCTTCGTGCACTCGCTCGTCACCATTCTAGCCGTGTGCATCTACGGCGTGGCGCCCGTAGGCTTCTCACAGCACGAGACCATGGACTCG GTGCTGCGGAACCGCGGGGTCTATGAGAACGTCAAGTACGTGCAGCAGGAGAACTTCTGGATCGGGCCCAGCTCG TCCACGCTGGCAGTGTGGGTGAAGTGGCCCCTCCATCCCAGCGCCCCAGACTTTGCCGGCCACAAGAGGCAGTTCGGCTCTGTCTGCCACCAGGACCCCAG GGTATGCGATGAGCCTTCCTCTGAGGACCCCCACGAGTGGCCAGATGACATTACCAAGTGGCCG ATTTGCACCAAAAGCAGTGCTGGGAATCACACCAACCACCCCCACATGGACTGCGTCATCACGGGCCGGCCCTGCTGCATTGGCACCAAGGGCAG GTGTGAGATCACGTCCCGGGAGTACTGTGACTTCATGAGGGGCTACTTCCACGAGGAGGCCACGCTCTGCTCGCAG GTGCACTGCATGGACGACGTGTGTGGGCTCCTGCCCTTCCTCAACCCCGAGGTGCCCGACCAGTTCTACCGCCTCTGGCTGTCCCTCTTCTTGCACGCTGG gaTCCTGCACTGCCTGGTGTCTGTCTGCTTCCAGATGACTGTCCTGCGGGACCTGGAGAAGCTGGCAGGCTGGCACCGCATAGCCATCATCTACCTGCTGAGTGGCGTCACTGGTAATCTGGCCAGTGCCATTTTCCTGCCATACCGGGCAGAGGTAAGGCCTCCCAGGGGTGGGGTGCCTCCCGTGCACCTGCTCCAGAGCTCAGGTCCCTCCGGCGCTCAGCCGAGGAGCCGCTCCCTTTGGCTCCTCTGTCCCGACGTGCCCTGGGGCATgggaggtggggcggggaggcCAGGCTCTGGGTCCCTGGCTGGAGGGGCGCTGCCCGGGCCCGGCAGCTCACGGCCACCCTGCGCCCCCAGGTGGGCCCAGCCGGCTCGCAGTTCGGCATCCTGGCCTGCCTCTTCGTGGAGCTTTTCCAGAGCTGGCAGATCCTGGCCCGGCCCTGGCGCGCTTTCTTCAAGCTGCTTGCCGTGGTGCTCTTCCTCTTCGCCTTCGGGCTGCTGCCCTGGATCGACAACTTCGCCCACATCTCGGGCTTTGTCAGtggcctcttcctctccttcgCCTTCCTGCCCTACATCAGCTTCGGCAAGTTCGACCTGTACCGCAAGCGCTGCCAGATCATCGTCTTCCAGGTGGTCTTCCTGGGCCTCCTGGCTGGCCTGGTGGTCCTCTTCTACGTCCACCCTGTCCGCTGTGAGTGGTGCGAGTTCCTCACCTGCATCCCCTTCACCGACAAGTTCTGTGAGAAGTACGAGCTGGACGCGCAGCTGCACTGAGCCGCCAGGGCTGCGCAGGCGGGTGGGCTTGGCCGCCGCCTGCAGTGCAGCGCGTCTCCCGCACACAGACCCTGTTGCCGAAGCCCTGGTGCTTCTGGGCACTTCCCGCCCTGGTTCCCATGTTCCCCTCTAA
- the RHBDF1 gene encoding inactive rhomboid protein 1 isoform X6 → MWGRASWACRSSRSGFSRLPRRRKRESVAKMSFRAAAALVKGRSVRDGTLRRVQRRSFTPASFLEEDTADFPDELDTSFFAREGVLHEELSTYPDEVFESPSEAALKDWERAPEQADLTGGALDRSELERSHLMLPLERGWRKQKEGGAGAGQPKVRLRQEVVSAAGQRRGQRIAMPVRKFFAREKRPYGLGMVGRLTNRTYRKRIDSYVKRQIEDMDDHRPFFTYWLTFVHSLVTILAVCIYGVAPVGFSQHETMDSVLRNRGVYENVKYVQQENFWIGPSSEALIHLGAKFSPCMRQDPQVHSFIHAAREREKHSACCVRNDRSGCVQTSEEECSSTLAVWVKWPLHPSAPDFAGHKRQFGSVCHQDPRVCDEPSSEDPHEWPDDITKWPICTKSSAGNHTNHPHMDCVITGRPCCIGTKGRCEITSREYCDFMRGYFHEEATLCSQVHCMDDVCGLLPFLNPEVPDQFYRLWLSLFLHAGILHCLVSVCFQMTVLRDLEKLAGWHRIAIIYLLSGVTGNLASAIFLPYRAEVRPPRGGVPPVHLLQSSGPSGAQPRSRSLWLLCPDVPWGMGGGAGRPGSGSLAGGALPGPGSSRPPCAPRWAQPARSSASWPASSWSFSRAGRSWPGPGALSSSCLPWCSSSSPSGCCPGSTTSPTSRALSVASSSPSPSCPTSASASSTCTASAARSSSSRWSSWASWLAWWSSSTSTLSAVSGASSSPASPSPTSSVRSTSWTRSCTEPPGLRRRVGLAAACSAARLPHTDPVAEALVLLGTSRPGSHVPL, encoded by the exons ATGTGGGGCCGTGCCAGCTGGGCATGCAGAAG CTCCCGCTCGGGTTTCAGCCGGCTCCCACGGCGGCGCAAGCGTGAGTCAGTGGCCAAGATGAGCTTCCGGGCGGCTGCTGCGCTGGTGAAG GGCCGCTCCGTTAGGGATGGCACGTTGCGCCGGGTGCAGCGCCGAAGCTTCACCCCTgccagcttcctggaggaggacaCGGCTGACTTTCCCGACGAGCTGGACACGTCCTTCTTTGCCCGG GAAGGTGTCCTCCACGAGGAGCTGTCCACGTACCCAGACGAGGTGTTCGAGTCCCCGTCAGAGGCGGCGCTCAAGGACTGGGAGAGGGCCCCGGAGCAGGCGGACCTCACGGGCGGGGCCCTGGACCGCAGCGAGCTGGAGCGCAGCCACCTGATGCT GCCCCTGGAACGTGGCTGGCGCAAGCAGAAGGAGGGCGGCGCAGGGGCCGGGCAGCCCAAGGTGCGGCTGCGGCAGGAGGTGGTGAGCGCGGCCGGGCAGCGGCGGGGCCAGCGCATTGCGATGCCCGTGCGCAAGTTCTTCGCCAGGGAGAAGCGGCCCTACGGTCTGGGCATGGTGGGCCGGCTCACCAACCGCACTTACCGCAAGCGAATCGACAGCTACGTCAAACGCCAGATCGAGGACATGGACGACCACAG GCCCTTCTTCACCTACTGGCTCACCTTCGTGCACTCGCTCGTCACCATTCTAGCCGTGTGCATCTACGGCGTGGCGCCCGTAGGCTTCTCACAGCACGAGACCATGGACTCG GTGCTGCGGAACCGCGGGGTCTATGAGAACGTCAAGTACGTGCAGCAGGAGAACTTCTGGATCGGGCCCAGCTCG GAGGCGCTCATTCACCTGGGTGCCAAGTTCTCACCCTGCATGCGCCAGGACCCGCAGGTGCATAGTTTCATCCACGCTGCGCGCGAGCGCGAGAAGCATTCGGCCTGCTGCGTGCGCAACGACCGGTCTGGCTGCGTGCAGACCTCAGAGGAGGAGTGCTCG TCCACGCTGGCAGTGTGGGTGAAGTGGCCCCTCCATCCCAGCGCCCCAGACTTTGCCGGCCACAAGAGGCAGTTCGGCTCTGTCTGCCACCAGGACCCCAG GGTATGCGATGAGCCTTCCTCTGAGGACCCCCACGAGTGGCCAGATGACATTACCAAGTGGCCG ATTTGCACCAAAAGCAGTGCTGGGAATCACACCAACCACCCCCACATGGACTGCGTCATCACGGGCCGGCCCTGCTGCATTGGCACCAAGGGCAG GTGTGAGATCACGTCCCGGGAGTACTGTGACTTCATGAGGGGCTACTTCCACGAGGAGGCCACGCTCTGCTCGCAG GTGCACTGCATGGACGACGTGTGTGGGCTCCTGCCCTTCCTCAACCCCGAGGTGCCCGACCAGTTCTACCGCCTCTGGCTGTCCCTCTTCTTGCACGCTGG gaTCCTGCACTGCCTGGTGTCTGTCTGCTTCCAGATGACTGTCCTGCGGGACCTGGAGAAGCTGGCAGGCTGGCACCGCATAGCCATCATCTACCTGCTGAGTGGCGTCACTGGTAATCTGGCCAGTGCCATTTTCCTGCCATACCGGGCAGAGGTAAGGCCTCCCAGGGGTGGGGTGCCTCCCGTGCACCTGCTCCAGAGCTCAGGTCCCTCCGGCGCTCAGCCGAGGAGCCGCTCCCTTTGGCTCCTCTGTCCCGACGTGCCCTGGGGCATgggaggtggggcggggaggcCAGGCTCTGGGTCCCTGGCTGGAGGGGCGCTGCCCGGGCCCGGCAGCTCACGGCCACCCTGCGCCCCCAGGTGGGCCCAGCCGGCTCGCAGTTCGGCATCCTGGCCTGCCTCTTCGTGGAGCTTTTCCAGAGCTGGCAGATCCTGGCCCGGCCCTGGCGCGCTTTCTTCAAGCTGCTTGCCGTGGTGCTCTTCCTCTTCGCCTTCGGGCTGCTGCCCTGGATCGACAACTTCGCCCACATCTCGGGCTTTGTCAGtggcctcttcctctccttcgCCTTCCTGCCCTACATCAGCTTCGGCAAGTTCGACCTGTACCGCAAGCGCTGCCAGATCATCGTCTTCCAGGTGGTCTTCCTGGGCCTCCTGGCTGGCCTGGTGGTCCTCTTCTACGTCCACCCTGTCCGCTGTGAGTGGTGCGAGTTCCTCACCTGCATCCCCTTCACCGACAAGTTCTGTGAGAAGTACGAGCTGGACGCGCAGCTGCACTGAGCCGCCAGGGCTGCGCAGGCGGGTGGGCTTGGCCGCCGCCTGCAGTGCAGCGCGTCTCCCGCACACAGACCCTGTTGCCGAAGCCCTGGTGCTTCTGGGCACTTCCCGCCCTGGTTCCCATGTTCCCCTCTAA